In a genomic window of Pseudomonas oryzihabitans:
- a CDS encoding Fe2+-dependent dioxygenase: MMISVPGILTPEQVRDCRQRLEAVAWADGKHTAGFQSAMAKDNLQLPADDPAARAVGELIQQALARHPLFVAAALPARVFPPLFNLYRGGQSFGLHVDNALRPLPDGGGYLRTDLSATLFFCAPEEYDGGELVVEDTYGAHSVKLAAGDLILYPASSLHRVLPVTRGARLCSFFWIQSLVRDAGQRSQLFELDQGIQRAAAELGQGHEACLQLTGVYHNLLRLWAQP; the protein is encoded by the coding sequence ATGATGATCAGCGTTCCGGGCATCCTGACGCCCGAGCAGGTGAGGGATTGCCGTCAGCGGCTGGAGGCCGTGGCCTGGGCCGATGGCAAGCACACCGCCGGCTTCCAGTCGGCCATGGCCAAGGACAATCTGCAGCTGCCAGCGGATGACCCGGCGGCGCGTGCGGTGGGCGAACTGATCCAGCAGGCCCTGGCGCGGCATCCGCTGTTCGTCGCCGCGGCGTTGCCGGCGCGGGTGTTTCCGCCGTTGTTCAATCTCTACCGTGGTGGCCAGTCCTTCGGACTGCACGTGGACAACGCCCTGCGCCCCCTGCCGGATGGCGGCGGCTACCTGCGCACCGATCTCTCCGCCACCCTGTTCTTCTGCGCGCCGGAAGAATACGACGGTGGCGAGTTGGTGGTCGAAGACACCTACGGTGCCCACAGCGTCAAGCTCGCCGCCGGGGATCTGATCCTCTATCCGGCCAGCAGCCTGCACCGGGTGCTGCCGGTGACCCGCGGCGCGCGGCTGTGCTCCTTCTTCTGGATCCAGAGCCTGGTGCGCGACGCCGGCCAGCGCAGCCAGCTGTTCGAACTCGACCAGGGCATCCAGCGCGCCGCCGCCGAGCTGGGCCAGGGCCACGAGGCCTGTCTGCAACTGACCGGCGTCTATCACAATCTCTTACGGCTGTGGGCGCAGCCCTGA
- a CDS encoding PepSY domain-containing protein, with protein MRSGLFQLHSLLGLAAGLVLVVLGVTGALYSFQLELLQLLNPPPVAARADQRPLTLPELRQRLAAPGQELSFVSSLVGEGYGMVGLVPAGAQGRGEVRLFDRYSGDVLESPRGQGFFDFILKLHRSLALGSLGRTLTGAATLILLVLCLSGLYLRWPRQVRRWRTWLTLDWARRGRSFHWDLHAVVGTWCLLLYLLAALTGLYWSYGWYREASDRLLGAAPEPEIAGVVARRDVDLDALWQSFRRETGGQVEGYGLLLPNPARQVSHPTLWYLPEGAAHVRALNRIVFDGAGRVLDHRRYREQPLGARLLLSVYALHSGEYFGLAGRVLMLLASLAMPVFLVTGLWLYLDRRRKRRQARAARAGLPPATTGSVDWLIGYASQSGQAEALAWQTAAQLQAAGLVAEVVALARLDSARLQQATQALFVVATHGDGEAPDAARGFERRMLAADLALPDLGYGMLALGDRRYQGYCAFAHRLDAWLGRQGARPLFGTVEVDNGDPQALTLWQGRLQALGAALVESPAERPLQSWRLASVQRLNAGSPGGPAFELRLVPPPASAWAPGDILEIAPRQSAETVSTWLQPLGLAAEREVQSDGMTLPLAAALETRWLPDDRSALRGLDAQALLDALVPLAVRQYSIASLPGEGALRLLVRQERKADGRLGIASGWLTTALRPGDLLPARLRAHPGFRPPLDERPLILIAAGTGLAGVRPLLAARIAAGRQRNWLLFGERTAAHDNFYDAELQSWLAQGELARLDRVFSRDGDGYVQARLQARREVLLDWLAADAVIMVCGSLQGLGRGVHATLQALLGETEVQRLLETERYRRDLY; from the coding sequence ATCCGCAGCGGCCTGTTCCAGCTGCACAGCCTGCTCGGGCTGGCGGCCGGCCTGGTGCTGGTGGTGCTGGGGGTGACGGGTGCGCTCTACAGCTTCCAGCTGGAACTGCTGCAACTACTCAATCCGCCACCAGTCGCAGCGCGGGCGGATCAGCGACCGCTGACGCTCCCGGAATTGCGCCAGCGCCTCGCCGCGCCTGGCCAGGAGCTGAGTTTCGTCTCCAGCCTGGTAGGGGAGGGCTACGGCATGGTCGGGCTGGTTCCGGCGGGAGCTCAGGGGCGCGGCGAGGTGCGGCTGTTCGATCGTTACAGTGGTGACGTCCTCGAATCGCCCCGTGGTCAGGGTTTCTTCGATTTCATCCTCAAGCTACACCGTTCCCTGGCGCTGGGTTCGCTGGGGCGAACGCTGACCGGGGCGGCCACCCTGATCCTGCTGGTGCTCTGTCTGTCCGGACTCTATCTGCGCTGGCCGCGCCAGGTGCGACGCTGGCGGACCTGGCTGACGCTGGACTGGGCCCGCCGCGGACGCAGCTTCCACTGGGACCTGCACGCCGTGGTCGGCACCTGGTGCCTGCTGCTCTATCTGCTGGCGGCGCTGACCGGCCTCTACTGGTCCTATGGCTGGTATCGCGAGGCCAGCGACCGACTGTTGGGAGCGGCACCCGAGCCGGAGATCGCCGGGGTGGTGGCCAGGCGGGACGTGGACCTGGACGCCCTCTGGCAGAGTTTCCGCCGGGAAACCGGAGGGCAGGTCGAGGGCTATGGGCTGCTATTGCCCAATCCGGCGCGCCAGGTCAGCCATCCGACCCTCTGGTACCTGCCGGAGGGCGCCGCCCATGTTCGCGCGCTCAATCGCATCGTCTTCGACGGCGCGGGGCGGGTGCTCGATCATCGTCGCTATCGCGAGCAGCCGCTGGGTGCTCGCTTGCTGCTTAGCGTCTACGCCCTGCACTCGGGTGAGTACTTCGGGCTGGCGGGACGGGTGCTCATGCTGCTCGCCAGCCTGGCCATGCCGGTGTTCCTGGTGACCGGGCTATGGCTTTACCTGGACCGCCGCCGCAAGCGTCGCCAGGCACGGGCAGCTCGGGCCGGACTGCCGCCCGCCACCACCGGGAGCGTCGACTGGCTGATCGGCTACGCCAGCCAGAGCGGCCAGGCCGAAGCCCTGGCCTGGCAGACCGCTGCCCAGTTGCAGGCGGCGGGGCTGGTCGCGGAGGTCGTCGCTCTCGCTCGGCTCGACAGCGCGCGCCTACAGCAGGCAACCCAGGCGCTGTTCGTCGTCGCCACCCACGGCGATGGCGAGGCGCCGGATGCCGCGCGCGGCTTCGAACGGCGGATGCTGGCCGCCGATCTCGCCTTGCCGGACCTGGGTTACGGCATGCTGGCTCTCGGTGATCGGCGCTACCAGGGCTACTGCGCCTTCGCTCACCGCTTGGATGCCTGGCTGGGCCGCCAGGGCGCAAGACCTTTGTTCGGCACCGTGGAGGTGGACAATGGCGATCCCCAGGCGCTGACTCTTTGGCAAGGTCGGCTGCAGGCGCTGGGTGCTGCCCTGGTCGAATCGCCGGCCGAGCGTCCCTTGCAGTCCTGGCGGCTGGCGTCGGTGCAACGGCTCAACGCCGGCAGCCCCGGTGGGCCGGCCTTCGAGTTGCGACTGGTGCCGCCACCGGCTAGCGCGTGGGCGCCGGGCGATATCCTGGAGATAGCGCCGCGGCAGAGCGCCGAGACTGTCAGCACCTGGTTGCAGCCGTTGGGGTTGGCCGCCGAGCGTGAGGTGCAGAGCGATGGCATGACGCTGCCTTTGGCCGCAGCCCTGGAAACCCGGTGGCTGCCGGATGACCGGTCGGCCTTGCGCGGATTGGACGCCCAGGCCCTGCTCGACGCCCTGGTACCCCTCGCCGTACGCCAGTACTCCATCGCCTCACTGCCCGGCGAGGGCGCGTTGCGCTTGCTGGTGCGCCAGGAGCGCAAGGCCGATGGTCGCCTGGGGATCGCCTCCGGTTGGTTGACCACGGCGCTGCGTCCGGGCGATCTGCTGCCGGCGCGGCTGCGCGCCCATCCGGGCTTTCGGCCGCCGCTGGACGAGCGCCCGCTGATCCTGATCGCCGCCGGCACCGGCCTGGCCGGGGTACGACCGCTGCTGGCGGCGCGCATCGCCGCCGGACGACAGCGCAACTGGCTGCTGTTCGGCGAACGCACGGCGGCGCACGACAACTTCTATGACGCGGAGCTGCAAAGCTGGTTGGCCCAGGGCGAGCTGGCGCGGCTGGACCGGGTGTTCTCGCGTGACGGCGATGGCTACGTGCAGGCGCGGCTACAGGCGCGACGCGAGGTGCTGCTCGACTGGCTGGCGGCGGATGCCGTCATCATGGTCTGCGGCAGTCTGCAGGGGCTGGGGCGTGGTGTGCATGCCACCCTGCAGGCATTGCTCGGCGAGACGGAAGTCCAGCGGTTGCTGGAGACCGAGCGCTACCGTCGCGATCTGTATTGA
- a CDS encoding DMT family transporter, with product MPAWWLLVLPLIAGACLPLQAGINGQLARHLGSLFAAASISFMVGLLALLGLTLWQRGVPTLGLLRELQWWHWCGGLLGAFFIAMAAFAGPRIGATLFMALVIAGQLAMSLSLDHFGWAGFRQDPVTLGKLAGVVLIGAGVWCIARA from the coding sequence ATGCCCGCCTGGTGGCTACTCGTCCTGCCCCTCATCGCCGGTGCCTGCCTGCCACTGCAAGCCGGCATCAACGGCCAACTCGCACGGCACCTCGGCAGCCTGTTCGCCGCGGCGTCCATTTCCTTCATGGTCGGTCTGCTCGCCCTGCTGGGGCTGACCCTTTGGCAACGCGGCGTGCCCACCCTGGGCCTGCTGCGCGAATTGCAGTGGTGGCACTGGTGCGGCGGCCTGCTGGGCGCCTTCTTCATCGCCATGGCCGCCTTCGCCGGACCGCGCATCGGTGCCACCCTGTTCATGGCGCTGGTCATCGCCGGTCAGTTGGCCATGTCCTTGAGCCTGGATCATTTCGGCTGGGCCGGCTTTCGCCAGGACCCGGTCACCCTGGGCAAGCTGGCCGGCGTGGTGCTGATCGGCGCGGGCGTCTGGTGCATCGCCCGCGCCTGA
- a CDS encoding DUF421 domain-containing protein, with the protein MESVLRAAAIYVFLLVLFRLTGRRALSEITTFDFVLLLVIGEATQQALLGDDFSVINAFVVIGTLVLIDILLSLFKQRSPQVGRFLDGVPLIVVEYGKPLTQRLRKARLTEEDILEAARQSQGLERMEQIRFAVLEKNGQISVIPESGGR; encoded by the coding sequence ATGGAATCCGTGCTGCGCGCTGCGGCCATCTACGTCTTCTTGCTGGTGCTCTTCCGCCTTACCGGGCGCCGGGCTCTATCGGAGATCACCACCTTCGATTTCGTTCTGTTGCTGGTGATCGGCGAGGCGACCCAACAAGCCCTGCTGGGCGACGACTTCTCGGTGATCAACGCCTTCGTGGTGATAGGCACCCTGGTGCTGATCGACATCCTGCTGTCGCTGTTCAAGCAGCGCTCGCCCCAGGTGGGGCGCTTTCTCGATGGCGTGCCCTTGATCGTGGTGGAGTACGGCAAGCCCCTGACGCAGCGGTTGCGCAAGGCGCGGCTCACCGAGGAGGACATTCTCGAAGCGGCGCGGCAGAGCCAGGGTCTGGAGCGGATGGAGCAGATCCGTTTCGCGGTGCTGGAGAAGAACGGGCAGATCTCGGTGATCCCCGAGTCCGGGGGTCGATAG
- a CDS encoding general stress protein: MSTNNSNPGNFANDREKASEAGSKGGHNSGGNFANDPERAAEAGRKGGENSGGNFANDPERAAEAGRKGGQNSGGNFANDPERAAEAGRKGGENSGGNFANDREKASEAGRKGGSR; encoded by the coding sequence ATGAGCACCAACAATTCGAATCCCGGTAATTTTGCCAACGACCGCGAGAAGGCGTCCGAAGCCGGTAGCAAAGGCGGCCACAACAGCGGTGGCAACTTCGCCAACGATCCCGAGCGCGCCGCCGAGGCCGGGCGCAAGGGCGGCGAGAACAGTGGCGGTAATTTCGCCAACGACCCCGAGCGGGCTGCCGAAGCCGGCCGCAAGGGGGGCCAGAACAGCGGTGGCAACTTCGCCAATGACCCCGAGCGCGCCGCCGAAGCCGGGCGCAAGGGCGGCGAGAACAGCGGAGGTAACTTCGCCAACGATCGCGAGAAGGCCTCCGAGGCCGGTCGCAAGGGCGGTAGCCGCTAG